A genomic stretch from Cyprinus carpio isolate SPL01 chromosome A12, ASM1834038v1, whole genome shotgun sequence includes:
- the map3k8 gene encoding mitogen-activated protein kinase kinase kinase 8, giving the protein MEYKNENAGIELLLAHMNIEDFIQEAENLYCVGEEVESGVSFEESFSQEDMDEIEETPQDLISHVQNPGKVRYGTASDLLDFVNMVSNTPSSSLLELGKEMGVLINKTDMVIKEGHYRIDLDFLLFPWKLTYKPPGPGHVPKGSFGKVHLAQDTKTRKRMACKLIPVEHFKPAEVEIQARFRHENIAELYGALLWEQTVHLFMEAGEGGSVLEKLDSCGPMREFEIIWVSQQVLRGLEYLHSHKIIHHDIKPSNIVLMSAKAVLVDFGLTVQMKDDVYIPRDLRGTEMYMSPELVLCRGHNTKTDIYSLGTTIIHMLSGSPPWVRRYPRRAYPSYLYIIHKQAPPLEDIPESCSPAMRRLLEHALDRVPAQRSSATELLNEEALHPSREDQPRCWSLDSALEEGTHPMLRQISQFSDSTQDSSLYTEDSGHSKKKGSLHIDLGALAGYYNLVRGPPSSEYG; this is encoded by the exons ATGGAGTACAAGAATGAAAATGCTGGTATAGAACTGCTTCTTGCTCACATGAACATTGAAGACTTCATCCAAGAGGCAGAGAATTTATACTGTGTTGGCGAGGAGGTGGAATCAGGAGTTTCATTTGAGGAAAGTTTCTCGCAAGAAGATATGGATGAGATTGAGGAGACGCCACAGGATTTAATCTCGCATGTGCAAAATCCCGGAAAGGTCCGTTACGGGACAGCATCCGACCTCCTGGACTTTGTAAATATGGTTTCAAACACACCGTCCTCCTCTCTCTTAGAGTTGGGAAAAGAAATGGGGGTTCTGATAAACAAG ACAGACATGGTCATAAAGGAGGGGCATTATCGCATTGATTTGGACTTCCTTCTGTTTCCGTGGAAACTAACATACAAGCCCCCAGGCCCTGGACATGTTCCTAAAGGCTCATTTGGGAAGGTCCATCTGGCTCAGGACACCAAAACTCGGAAGCGAATGGCATGCAAACTA ATTCCTGTGGAACATTTCAAGCCTGCAGAGGTGGAAATCCAAGCCCGGTTCCGGCACGAGAACATAGCAGAGCTGTATGGGGCATTGCTGTGGGAGCAGACGGTGCATTTGTTCATGGAAGCGGGTGAAGGGGGCTCGGTTCTGGAGAAGCTGGATAGCTGTGGTCCAATGAGAGAGTTTGAGATCATTTGGGTCTCTCAGCAGGTTCTGCGAGGCCTGGAGTACTTGCACTCTCACAAGATTATACACCACGACATCAAAC CCAGTAATATTGTGCTGATGTCTGCTAAAGCCGTGCTGGTGGATTTTGGGCTTACAGTACAGATGAAAGATGATGTATATATTCCTCGTGACTTACGTGGAACAGAG ATGTATATGAGTCCAGAGCTAGTTTTATGTCGAGGACACAACACAAAGACTGACATCTACAGTCTGGGAACCACAATCATACACATGCTGAGTGGAAGCCCTCCATGGGTTAGGAGATATCCCAGAAGAGCCTATCCCTCATACCTTTACATA ATCCACAAACAGGCCCCTCCTCTGGAGGACATACCTGAAAGCTGTAGCCCCGCGATGCGGAGACTCCTGGAGCACGCGCTCGATAGGGTCCCCGCGCAGAGGAGCTCTGCCACAGAATTACTGAACGAGGAGGCCCTCCATCCTTCTCGGGAGGACCAGCCACGCTGTTGGAGTCTGGACTCGGCGCTGGAGGAAGGCACACATCCAATGCTGCGACAGATCAGTCAGTTTTCAGACAGCACCCAAG ATTCTTCATTGTACACTGAGGATTCTGGACACTCGAAAAAGAAAGGTTCCCTCCATATAGATCTGGGTGCCTTGGCTGGCTACTACAATCTGGTTAGAGGGCCACCATCTAGTGAATATGGCTAG